From the genome of Nasonia vitripennis strain AsymCx chromosome 1, Nvit_psr_1.1, whole genome shotgun sequence, one region includes:
- the LOC100117814 gene encoding band 3 anion transport protein isoform X1: protein MKKSTMSNKGDKRAMPANKRKLSFLGFGQRIATDGHGAETVQELDEEMEKVFAMDAGEKFDVARFGSPSESVGSDRDRDRGPNIPRYGDRGLDQHRKKSYPHPHMPLKSLHSRSMRRHLSPEGSLGADNSLEEEASTNGLNGNGNVPVSDNGQLDLVDSINGTKPPSEDEDKDDFDDGKDEDVTETLEDIAENIASSESEAPISERAASGFSDSPPVGSPRVQFDKICEEDGHVMSVNEAGDDDRKCRRHHKHDHKRHHHHHHHKSRKYSLQEDPQWRKRSGAGLPGEGGMFAGPAAGRRVSVQPDEAKTLQELDIDDLESHRSDDPRGMRRHKAAHPTVQIGRRKEGGIPHETFKKMYDHSPHEVFVQLDELHGVGEEREWRETARWIKYEEDVEEGADRWGRPHVASLSFHSLLNLRRCLETGVVLLDLEEKDLPGLAYRVVEQMVIEELILPEDRPVVMRALLLRHRHVHEHDRGFRFGAKRNYASYTSLQSIWFDDEDATREGAENNNLNDSKPKIVASNQALDSNNHTVVDMKEELTFTSSNEDMKKGHNDHILKRIPSGAEATVVLVGAVDFLDQPTIAFVRLAEGILMPAITEVTIPVRFMFTLLGPRNSDLDYHEIGRSISTLMSNTSFHMIAYKANERRELLSAINEFLDDSIVLPPGDWERQALLPFGELKAKSEAIRKRKAKAIEEKKKKQQQQIQSENAAAKKALLAGEDEKKPPDDSDPLRRTRRPFGGLINDIKRRYPYYLSDFTDGLSSSCLAAAIFMYFAALCTAITFGGLLSDKTHNVIGISETLVSCCCTGIIMALFATQPLVIIGTTGPLLLFDESLYNFCMANNLDFLTMRLYVGAWMAIIALAIACVEGSVLVRLFTRFTEEIFTGLISILYIVETFIKLVNYFKRNPLLPTYCFASDTSYDSNQTVYQDILQQSPVNNTEISRLTEASQTAVESVLGISNNRTDFALYQDSPFIPAHDKVGLMINQPNTALMCTILCLGTFLGAYYLRIFRNSHYLGRSARRAFGDFGVPISIITFVLIDYLAGVKTEKLLVPEGLSPTLPGRSWLVSPTNGDVPLWMALACCVPALLVYILVFMETQISELIIDKKERKLRKGNGYHMDIVVVCLMNFGCGLIGAPWCCAASVRSLTHVNAVTVMSRTHAPGDKPHIVEVKEQRVSSLLVAILVGVSVLMAPLLRRVPMSVLLGVFLYMGISSTNGVQLFDRVKLFFMPVKHHGTANYVRRVQTYKMHIFTLVQITCLAVLWTVKSTKAALALPFFLILMIPLRAQMTHFFSPAELRALDSKNPDNEEDEPDFYEEAPLPG, encoded by the exons CGAAGGTTCTCTAGGCGCCGACAATAGTTTGGAAGAAGAAGCGTCCACAAACGGTCTCAACGGTAACGGCAATGTCCCAGTGTCGGACAACGGACAGCTGGATCTCGTCGACTCCATTAACGGCACAAAACCTCCTTCGGAGGACGAAGACAAGGACGATTTCGATGATGGCAAA GACGAAGACGTCACGGAAACTCTCGAAGACATCGCCGAAAACATCGCTAGCAGCGAAAGCGAAGCTCCGATCTCCGAGAGGGCGGCTTCCGGTTTCAGCGATAGCCCGCCGGTTGGCAGTCCGAGGGTACAATTCGACAAGATTTGCGAAGAGGACGGCCACGTGATGAGCGTAAACGAGGCCGGCGACGACGACAGAAAGTGCCGGCGACACCACAAGCACGACCACAA ACGGcaccatcaccaccaccaccacaaATCGCGCAAGTACTCTCTACAGGAGGATCCGCAATGGCGCAAACGCTCTGGTGCAGGTCTGCCGGGCGAAGGCGGCATGTTCGCGGGTCCGGCGGCCGGTCGACGCGTCAGCGTCCAGCCCGACGAGGCGAAGACCCTACAGGAGCTGGACATCGACGACTTGGAGTCACACAGGAGCGACGATCCGCGCGGCATGAGGCGCCACAAAGCCGCCCACCCAACCGTCCAGATTGGACGGCGCAAAGAGGGTGGCATACCCCACGAGACCTTCAAGAAGATGTACGACCACTCGCCGCACGAGGTATTTGTCCAGCTCGACGAGCTTCATGGTGTCGGCGAGGAACGTGAGTGGCGAGAGACCGCCAGGTGGATCAAATACGAGGAGGACGTCGAGGAGGGCGCTGATAG ATGGGGAAGGCCTCACGTTGCCTCGCTGAGCTTCCACTCGTTGCTGAACTTGCGCCGCTGTCTCGAGACCGGCGTCGTCCTGCTCGACCTTGAGGAGAAGGATCTGCCCGGCCTCGCATATCGCGTCGTCGAGCAGATGGTCATTGAGGAGCTAATTCTTCCAGAGGATCGGCCTGTAGTTATGAGGGCTTTGCTCCTGAGGCACCGGCACGTGCACGAGCACGACCGGGGCTTCAGGTTCGGCGCTAAAAGAAATTACGCTAGCTACACGAGTCTTCAG TCTATCTGGTTTGACGACGAAGACGCTACGCGGGAAGGTGCTGAGAACAAT AACCTGAACGATTCGAAGCCGAAGATCGTGGCGTCGAATCAGGCGCTGGACAGCAACAACCACACGGTCGTGGACATGAAGGAGGAGCTGACCTTCACCAGCAGCAACGAGGATATGAAGAAGGGTCACAACGACCACATTCTCAAGAGGATACCGAGCGGCGCCGAGGCGACGGTTGTTCTTGTCGGCGCTGTCGACTTTCTTGATCAACCGACGATAGCCTTCGTGAGACTGGCGGAAG GTATCCTGATGCCGGCGATAACGGAAGTCACCATTCCCGTGCGCTTCATGTTCACGCTCTTGGGTCCCCGCAACTCGGACCTGGACTACCACGAGATCGGTCGGTCCATTTCGACGCTGATGTCGAACACCTCGTTCCATATGATCGCGTACAAGgccaacgagcgccgagaGCTGCTCTCGGCTATCAATGAGTTCCTCGACGATTCGATCGTCCTGCCACCCGGCGACTGGGAGAGGCAGGCCCTGCTACCCTTCGGCGAGCTCAAGGCCAAGAGCGAGGCCATCCGCAAACGCAAGGCCAAGGCTatcgaggagaagaagaagaagcagcagcagcagatacAGAGCGAAAATGCCGCCGCCAAAAAAG CTCTACTCGCAGGCGAGGACGAGAAGAAGCCTCCGGACGACAGCGACCCGCTACGAAGGACGCGTCGGCCCTTCGGTGGTCTCATCAACGACATAAAGCGACGATATCCTTACTATTTGTCCGACTTCACTGATGGCTTGAGCTCGTCCTGTCTTGCCGCGGCAATCTTTATGTACTTTGCGGCCCTCTGTACGGCCATCACCTTCGGCGGTCTGTTGAGCGACAAGACTCACAACGTCATCGGCATCTCTGAGACGCTTGTCTCTTGCTGCTGTACTGGTATTATTATGGCGCTGTTCGCAACGCAGCCGCTCGTCATCATCGGTACCACTGGCCCACTGCTCTTGTTTGACGAGAGTTTGTATAACTTTTGTATGGCCAATAATCTCGATTTTCTTACGATGAGGCTCTACGTAGGAGCTTGGATGGCGATCATCGCTTTGGCCATCGCCTGCGTTGAAGGATCCGTGCTG GTAAGACTTTTCACTCGTTTCACTGAAGAGATCTTCACCGGCCTAATCTCCATTCTTTACATCGTCGAGACTTTCATCAAGCTCGTCAATTACTTTAAGAGAAATCCTTTGCTACCGACATACTGTTTCGCTTCTGACACCAGCTACGATAGCAACCAAACCGTCTATCAAGATATACTGCAGCAATCACCGGTCAATAATACGGAAATCTCCAGACTGACGGAAGCATCCCAAACCGCTGTCGAGTCCGTCTTGGGCATTAGCAACAATCGCACAGACTTTGCGTTGTACCAGGACTCGCCGTTTATACCCGCCCACGACAAAGTCGGTCTGATGATTAACCAGCCGAATACCGCGCTTATGTGCACGATTCTCTGTTTGGGCACCTTCCTTGGTGCCTACTACCTTAGGATCTTCAGAAACAGTCACTATCTTGGCCGAAGTGCTCGGCGAGCCTTTGGCGACTTCGGCGTACCCATTAGTATTATTACATTTGTGCTGATCGATTACCTTGCGGGTGTGAAGACAGAGAAGTTGTTGGTGCCGGAGGGATTGTCGCCAACCTTACCTGGAAGGAGCTGGCTAGTTAGTCCAACCAACGGAGACGTGCCCCTATGGATGGCGCTGGCCTGCTGTGTACCCGCTCTATTGGTCTATATCCTTGTTTTTATGGAGACGCAGATTTCCGA GTTGATAATCGACAAGAAGGAGCGCAAGCTGCGCAAGGGCAACGGTTATCACATGGACATAGTCGTGGTCTGTTTGATGAACTTCGGCTGTGGTCTGATTGGCGCTCCATGGTGTTGCGCTGCCTCGGTGCGTTCGTTGACGCACGTGAACGCGGTGACGGTGATGTCGCGCACCCACGCACCTGGTGACAAGCCTCACATCGTCGAAGTTAAAGAGCAACGCGTCTCCTCGTTGCTCGTGGCCATCCTCGTGGGTGTGAGTGTATTGATGGCACCGTTGCTACGACGTGTTCCGATGTCTGTGTTGCTCGGTGTTTTCCTCTACATGGGCATCTCCTCGACGAACGGCGTACAGCTGTTTGACCGCGTGAAGCTGTTCTTCATGCCCGTCAAGCACCACGGCACCGCCAACTACGTCCGTCGTGTGCAAACTTACAAAATGCACATATTCACGCTCGTacagataacttgcctggcAGTCCTCTGGACCGTTAAGAGCACTAAAGCTGCGCTTGCACTACCTTTCTTTCTCATACTGATGATACCACTCAGGGCGCAAATGACCCACTTTTTCAGTCCGGCTGAGCTCAGGGCACTGGACAGCAAGAACCCGGACAACGAGGAAGACGAGCCTGACTTTTACGAGGAGGCGCCGCTACCTGGTTAA
- the LOC100117814 gene encoding anion exchange protein 2 isoform X6 has protein sequence MPIHYDRSPDRIGDVRRRHHHHHHHKSRKYSLQEDPQWRKRSGAGLPGEGGMFAGPAAGRRVSVQPDEAKTLQELDIDDLESHRSDDPRGMRRHKAAHPTVQIGRRKEGGIPHETFKKMYDHSPHEVFVQLDELHGVGEEREWRETARWIKYEEDVEEGADRWGRPHVASLSFHSLLNLRRCLETGVVLLDLEEKDLPGLAYRVVEQMVIEELILPEDRPVVMRALLLRHRHVHEHDRGFRFGAKRNYASYTSLQSIWFDDEDATREGAENNNLNDSKPKIVASNQALDSNNHTVVDMKEELTFTSSNEDMKKGHNDHILKRIPSGAEATVVLVGAVDFLDQPTIAFVRLAEGILMPAITEVTIPVRFMFTLLGPRNSDLDYHEIGRSISTLMSNTSFHMIAYKANERRELLSAINEFLDDSIVLPPGDWERQALLPFGELKAKSEAIRKRKAKAIEEKKKKQQQQIQSENAAAKKALLAGEDEKKPPDDSDPLRRTRRPFGGLINDIKRRYPYYLSDFTDGLSSSCLAAAIFMYFAALCTAITFGGLLSDKTHNVIGISETLVSCCCTGIIMALFATQPLVIIGTTGPLLLFDESLYNFCMANNLDFLTMRLYVGAWMAIIALAIACVEGSVLVRLFTRFTEEIFTGLISILYIVETFIKLVNYFKRNPLLPTYCFASDTSYDSNQTVYQDILQQSPVNNTEISRLTEASQTAVESVLGISNNRTDFALYQDSPFIPAHDKVGLMINQPNTALMCTILCLGTFLGAYYLRIFRNSHYLGRSARRAFGDFGVPISIITFVLIDYLAGVKTEKLLVPEGLSPTLPGRSWLVSPTNGDVPLWMALACCVPALLVYILVFMETQISELIIDKKERKLRKGNGYHMDIVVVCLMNFGCGLIGAPWCCAASVRSLTHVNAVTVMSRTHAPGDKPHIVEVKEQRVSSLLVAILVGVSVLMAPLLRRVPMSVLLGVFLYMGISSTNGVQLFDRVKLFFMPVKHHGTANYVRRVQTYKMHIFTLVQITCLAVLWTVKSTKAALALPFFLILMIPLRAQMTHFFSPAELRALDSKNPDNEEDEPDFYEEAPLPG, from the exons ATGCCCATCCACTACGACAGATCGCCCGATCGTATCGGCGACGTCCGCCG ACGGcaccatcaccaccaccaccacaaATCGCGCAAGTACTCTCTACAGGAGGATCCGCAATGGCGCAAACGCTCTGGTGCAGGTCTGCCGGGCGAAGGCGGCATGTTCGCGGGTCCGGCGGCCGGTCGACGCGTCAGCGTCCAGCCCGACGAGGCGAAGACCCTACAGGAGCTGGACATCGACGACTTGGAGTCACACAGGAGCGACGATCCGCGCGGCATGAGGCGCCACAAAGCCGCCCACCCAACCGTCCAGATTGGACGGCGCAAAGAGGGTGGCATACCCCACGAGACCTTCAAGAAGATGTACGACCACTCGCCGCACGAGGTATTTGTCCAGCTCGACGAGCTTCATGGTGTCGGCGAGGAACGTGAGTGGCGAGAGACCGCCAGGTGGATCAAATACGAGGAGGACGTCGAGGAGGGCGCTGATAG ATGGGGAAGGCCTCACGTTGCCTCGCTGAGCTTCCACTCGTTGCTGAACTTGCGCCGCTGTCTCGAGACCGGCGTCGTCCTGCTCGACCTTGAGGAGAAGGATCTGCCCGGCCTCGCATATCGCGTCGTCGAGCAGATGGTCATTGAGGAGCTAATTCTTCCAGAGGATCGGCCTGTAGTTATGAGGGCTTTGCTCCTGAGGCACCGGCACGTGCACGAGCACGACCGGGGCTTCAGGTTCGGCGCTAAAAGAAATTACGCTAGCTACACGAGTCTTCAG TCTATCTGGTTTGACGACGAAGACGCTACGCGGGAAGGTGCTGAGAACAAT AACCTGAACGATTCGAAGCCGAAGATCGTGGCGTCGAATCAGGCGCTGGACAGCAACAACCACACGGTCGTGGACATGAAGGAGGAGCTGACCTTCACCAGCAGCAACGAGGATATGAAGAAGGGTCACAACGACCACATTCTCAAGAGGATACCGAGCGGCGCCGAGGCGACGGTTGTTCTTGTCGGCGCTGTCGACTTTCTTGATCAACCGACGATAGCCTTCGTGAGACTGGCGGAAG GTATCCTGATGCCGGCGATAACGGAAGTCACCATTCCCGTGCGCTTCATGTTCACGCTCTTGGGTCCCCGCAACTCGGACCTGGACTACCACGAGATCGGTCGGTCCATTTCGACGCTGATGTCGAACACCTCGTTCCATATGATCGCGTACAAGgccaacgagcgccgagaGCTGCTCTCGGCTATCAATGAGTTCCTCGACGATTCGATCGTCCTGCCACCCGGCGACTGGGAGAGGCAGGCCCTGCTACCCTTCGGCGAGCTCAAGGCCAAGAGCGAGGCCATCCGCAAACGCAAGGCCAAGGCTatcgaggagaagaagaagaagcagcagcagcagatacAGAGCGAAAATGCCGCCGCCAAAAAAG CTCTACTCGCAGGCGAGGACGAGAAGAAGCCTCCGGACGACAGCGACCCGCTACGAAGGACGCGTCGGCCCTTCGGTGGTCTCATCAACGACATAAAGCGACGATATCCTTACTATTTGTCCGACTTCACTGATGGCTTGAGCTCGTCCTGTCTTGCCGCGGCAATCTTTATGTACTTTGCGGCCCTCTGTACGGCCATCACCTTCGGCGGTCTGTTGAGCGACAAGACTCACAACGTCATCGGCATCTCTGAGACGCTTGTCTCTTGCTGCTGTACTGGTATTATTATGGCGCTGTTCGCAACGCAGCCGCTCGTCATCATCGGTACCACTGGCCCACTGCTCTTGTTTGACGAGAGTTTGTATAACTTTTGTATGGCCAATAATCTCGATTTTCTTACGATGAGGCTCTACGTAGGAGCTTGGATGGCGATCATCGCTTTGGCCATCGCCTGCGTTGAAGGATCCGTGCTG GTAAGACTTTTCACTCGTTTCACTGAAGAGATCTTCACCGGCCTAATCTCCATTCTTTACATCGTCGAGACTTTCATCAAGCTCGTCAATTACTTTAAGAGAAATCCTTTGCTACCGACATACTGTTTCGCTTCTGACACCAGCTACGATAGCAACCAAACCGTCTATCAAGATATACTGCAGCAATCACCGGTCAATAATACGGAAATCTCCAGACTGACGGAAGCATCCCAAACCGCTGTCGAGTCCGTCTTGGGCATTAGCAACAATCGCACAGACTTTGCGTTGTACCAGGACTCGCCGTTTATACCCGCCCACGACAAAGTCGGTCTGATGATTAACCAGCCGAATACCGCGCTTATGTGCACGATTCTCTGTTTGGGCACCTTCCTTGGTGCCTACTACCTTAGGATCTTCAGAAACAGTCACTATCTTGGCCGAAGTGCTCGGCGAGCCTTTGGCGACTTCGGCGTACCCATTAGTATTATTACATTTGTGCTGATCGATTACCTTGCGGGTGTGAAGACAGAGAAGTTGTTGGTGCCGGAGGGATTGTCGCCAACCTTACCTGGAAGGAGCTGGCTAGTTAGTCCAACCAACGGAGACGTGCCCCTATGGATGGCGCTGGCCTGCTGTGTACCCGCTCTATTGGTCTATATCCTTGTTTTTATGGAGACGCAGATTTCCGA GTTGATAATCGACAAGAAGGAGCGCAAGCTGCGCAAGGGCAACGGTTATCACATGGACATAGTCGTGGTCTGTTTGATGAACTTCGGCTGTGGTCTGATTGGCGCTCCATGGTGTTGCGCTGCCTCGGTGCGTTCGTTGACGCACGTGAACGCGGTGACGGTGATGTCGCGCACCCACGCACCTGGTGACAAGCCTCACATCGTCGAAGTTAAAGAGCAACGCGTCTCCTCGTTGCTCGTGGCCATCCTCGTGGGTGTGAGTGTATTGATGGCACCGTTGCTACGACGTGTTCCGATGTCTGTGTTGCTCGGTGTTTTCCTCTACATGGGCATCTCCTCGACGAACGGCGTACAGCTGTTTGACCGCGTGAAGCTGTTCTTCATGCCCGTCAAGCACCACGGCACCGCCAACTACGTCCGTCGTGTGCAAACTTACAAAATGCACATATTCACGCTCGTacagataacttgcctggcAGTCCTCTGGACCGTTAAGAGCACTAAAGCTGCGCTTGCACTACCTTTCTTTCTCATACTGATGATACCACTCAGGGCGCAAATGACCCACTTTTTCAGTCCGGCTGAGCTCAGGGCACTGGACAGCAAGAACCCGGACAACGAGGAAGACGAGCCTGACTTTTACGAGGAGGCGCCGCTACCTGGTTAA
- the LOC100117814 gene encoding anion exchange protein 2 isoform X5, with the protein MSVNEAGDDDRKCRRHHKHDHKRHHHHHHHKSRKYSLQEDPQWRKRSGAGLPGEGGMFAGPAAGRRVSVQPDEAKTLQELDIDDLESHRSDDPRGMRRHKAAHPTVQIGRRKEGGIPHETFKKMYDHSPHEVFVQLDELHGVGEEREWRETARWIKYEEDVEEGADRWGRPHVASLSFHSLLNLRRCLETGVVLLDLEEKDLPGLAYRVVEQMVIEELILPEDRPVVMRALLLRHRHVHEHDRGFRFGAKRNYASYTSLQSIWFDDEDATREGAENNNLNDSKPKIVASNQALDSNNHTVVDMKEELTFTSSNEDMKKGHNDHILKRIPSGAEATVVLVGAVDFLDQPTIAFVRLAEGILMPAITEVTIPVRFMFTLLGPRNSDLDYHEIGRSISTLMSNTSFHMIAYKANERRELLSAINEFLDDSIVLPPGDWERQALLPFGELKAKSEAIRKRKAKAIEEKKKKQQQQIQSENAAAKKALLAGEDEKKPPDDSDPLRRTRRPFGGLINDIKRRYPYYLSDFTDGLSSSCLAAAIFMYFAALCTAITFGGLLSDKTHNVIGISETLVSCCCTGIIMALFATQPLVIIGTTGPLLLFDESLYNFCMANNLDFLTMRLYVGAWMAIIALAIACVEGSVLVRLFTRFTEEIFTGLISILYIVETFIKLVNYFKRNPLLPTYCFASDTSYDSNQTVYQDILQQSPVNNTEISRLTEASQTAVESVLGISNNRTDFALYQDSPFIPAHDKVGLMINQPNTALMCTILCLGTFLGAYYLRIFRNSHYLGRSARRAFGDFGVPISIITFVLIDYLAGVKTEKLLVPEGLSPTLPGRSWLVSPTNGDVPLWMALACCVPALLVYILVFMETQISELIIDKKERKLRKGNGYHMDIVVVCLMNFGCGLIGAPWCCAASVRSLTHVNAVTVMSRTHAPGDKPHIVEVKEQRVSSLLVAILVGVSVLMAPLLRRVPMSVLLGVFLYMGISSTNGVQLFDRVKLFFMPVKHHGTANYVRRVQTYKMHIFTLVQITCLAVLWTVKSTKAALALPFFLILMIPLRAQMTHFFSPAELRALDSKNPDNEEDEPDFYEEAPLPG; encoded by the exons ATGAGCGTAAACGAGGCCGGCGACGACGACAGAAAGTGCCGGCGACACCACAAGCACGACCACAA ACGGcaccatcaccaccaccaccacaaATCGCGCAAGTACTCTCTACAGGAGGATCCGCAATGGCGCAAACGCTCTGGTGCAGGTCTGCCGGGCGAAGGCGGCATGTTCGCGGGTCCGGCGGCCGGTCGACGCGTCAGCGTCCAGCCCGACGAGGCGAAGACCCTACAGGAGCTGGACATCGACGACTTGGAGTCACACAGGAGCGACGATCCGCGCGGCATGAGGCGCCACAAAGCCGCCCACCCAACCGTCCAGATTGGACGGCGCAAAGAGGGTGGCATACCCCACGAGACCTTCAAGAAGATGTACGACCACTCGCCGCACGAGGTATTTGTCCAGCTCGACGAGCTTCATGGTGTCGGCGAGGAACGTGAGTGGCGAGAGACCGCCAGGTGGATCAAATACGAGGAGGACGTCGAGGAGGGCGCTGATAG ATGGGGAAGGCCTCACGTTGCCTCGCTGAGCTTCCACTCGTTGCTGAACTTGCGCCGCTGTCTCGAGACCGGCGTCGTCCTGCTCGACCTTGAGGAGAAGGATCTGCCCGGCCTCGCATATCGCGTCGTCGAGCAGATGGTCATTGAGGAGCTAATTCTTCCAGAGGATCGGCCTGTAGTTATGAGGGCTTTGCTCCTGAGGCACCGGCACGTGCACGAGCACGACCGGGGCTTCAGGTTCGGCGCTAAAAGAAATTACGCTAGCTACACGAGTCTTCAG TCTATCTGGTTTGACGACGAAGACGCTACGCGGGAAGGTGCTGAGAACAAT AACCTGAACGATTCGAAGCCGAAGATCGTGGCGTCGAATCAGGCGCTGGACAGCAACAACCACACGGTCGTGGACATGAAGGAGGAGCTGACCTTCACCAGCAGCAACGAGGATATGAAGAAGGGTCACAACGACCACATTCTCAAGAGGATACCGAGCGGCGCCGAGGCGACGGTTGTTCTTGTCGGCGCTGTCGACTTTCTTGATCAACCGACGATAGCCTTCGTGAGACTGGCGGAAG GTATCCTGATGCCGGCGATAACGGAAGTCACCATTCCCGTGCGCTTCATGTTCACGCTCTTGGGTCCCCGCAACTCGGACCTGGACTACCACGAGATCGGTCGGTCCATTTCGACGCTGATGTCGAACACCTCGTTCCATATGATCGCGTACAAGgccaacgagcgccgagaGCTGCTCTCGGCTATCAATGAGTTCCTCGACGATTCGATCGTCCTGCCACCCGGCGACTGGGAGAGGCAGGCCCTGCTACCCTTCGGCGAGCTCAAGGCCAAGAGCGAGGCCATCCGCAAACGCAAGGCCAAGGCTatcgaggagaagaagaagaagcagcagcagcagatacAGAGCGAAAATGCCGCCGCCAAAAAAG CTCTACTCGCAGGCGAGGACGAGAAGAAGCCTCCGGACGACAGCGACCCGCTACGAAGGACGCGTCGGCCCTTCGGTGGTCTCATCAACGACATAAAGCGACGATATCCTTACTATTTGTCCGACTTCACTGATGGCTTGAGCTCGTCCTGTCTTGCCGCGGCAATCTTTATGTACTTTGCGGCCCTCTGTACGGCCATCACCTTCGGCGGTCTGTTGAGCGACAAGACTCACAACGTCATCGGCATCTCTGAGACGCTTGTCTCTTGCTGCTGTACTGGTATTATTATGGCGCTGTTCGCAACGCAGCCGCTCGTCATCATCGGTACCACTGGCCCACTGCTCTTGTTTGACGAGAGTTTGTATAACTTTTGTATGGCCAATAATCTCGATTTTCTTACGATGAGGCTCTACGTAGGAGCTTGGATGGCGATCATCGCTTTGGCCATCGCCTGCGTTGAAGGATCCGTGCTG GTAAGACTTTTCACTCGTTTCACTGAAGAGATCTTCACCGGCCTAATCTCCATTCTTTACATCGTCGAGACTTTCATCAAGCTCGTCAATTACTTTAAGAGAAATCCTTTGCTACCGACATACTGTTTCGCTTCTGACACCAGCTACGATAGCAACCAAACCGTCTATCAAGATATACTGCAGCAATCACCGGTCAATAATACGGAAATCTCCAGACTGACGGAAGCATCCCAAACCGCTGTCGAGTCCGTCTTGGGCATTAGCAACAATCGCACAGACTTTGCGTTGTACCAGGACTCGCCGTTTATACCCGCCCACGACAAAGTCGGTCTGATGATTAACCAGCCGAATACCGCGCTTATGTGCACGATTCTCTGTTTGGGCACCTTCCTTGGTGCCTACTACCTTAGGATCTTCAGAAACAGTCACTATCTTGGCCGAAGTGCTCGGCGAGCCTTTGGCGACTTCGGCGTACCCATTAGTATTATTACATTTGTGCTGATCGATTACCTTGCGGGTGTGAAGACAGAGAAGTTGTTGGTGCCGGAGGGATTGTCGCCAACCTTACCTGGAAGGAGCTGGCTAGTTAGTCCAACCAACGGAGACGTGCCCCTATGGATGGCGCTGGCCTGCTGTGTACCCGCTCTATTGGTCTATATCCTTGTTTTTATGGAGACGCAGATTTCCGA GTTGATAATCGACAAGAAGGAGCGCAAGCTGCGCAAGGGCAACGGTTATCACATGGACATAGTCGTGGTCTGTTTGATGAACTTCGGCTGTGGTCTGATTGGCGCTCCATGGTGTTGCGCTGCCTCGGTGCGTTCGTTGACGCACGTGAACGCGGTGACGGTGATGTCGCGCACCCACGCACCTGGTGACAAGCCTCACATCGTCGAAGTTAAAGAGCAACGCGTCTCCTCGTTGCTCGTGGCCATCCTCGTGGGTGTGAGTGTATTGATGGCACCGTTGCTACGACGTGTTCCGATGTCTGTGTTGCTCGGTGTTTTCCTCTACATGGGCATCTCCTCGACGAACGGCGTACAGCTGTTTGACCGCGTGAAGCTGTTCTTCATGCCCGTCAAGCACCACGGCACCGCCAACTACGTCCGTCGTGTGCAAACTTACAAAATGCACATATTCACGCTCGTacagataacttgcctggcAGTCCTCTGGACCGTTAAGAGCACTAAAGCTGCGCTTGCACTACCTTTCTTTCTCATACTGATGATACCACTCAGGGCGCAAATGACCCACTTTTTCAGTCCGGCTGAGCTCAGGGCACTGGACAGCAAGAACCCGGACAACGAGGAAGACGAGCCTGACTTTTACGAGGAGGCGCCGCTACCTGGTTAA